The DNA segment aataatgcaCGTACAACTAACTCTATGAAGATTAAACtgtgatactggatctttaaCTTAGTAAcagatattatttttaaaaggaagatAGCATTCTATAGCCTGTGCTTCTTGTAAAACTAAACAtgtaaattagatttttattacaccccccccccccccccatttattatataaataagtaagactgaaatcaaatatgtttacATATGCTAGTTCagaataaatacagcacaatatttAAGCTTAATATAAATAGaggatatgtcatgaaaaaccaGACAGATGTTGATAACAAACAAGCGCTTGGGTGTTATCCTTCCACCCCACACAGCCAATGACTTTAGTACTGAATGTCATGTTTTTTCATAATATAGCTTGTTTATGCCAcaaatttgtacattttctttaaataagatATCAGTAAGATGACTGTAGCTACCCTTACTCATCTAAAGGTAACTAATGGTAATCTATTATGTTCACAAAGCAGTACAGAGTGTGTCCTTTCCGACAGGTGAGCTGGGTGTACAGAAGTGCATTCTTCATaaaggctttctttttttttttaaatggtacagtGTGCTTAGCAATACTACAGGTCacactaataattaaaaaaaaaaagatccagtcACTAACTTTTAATGGCATAACATAAATATTATTAAGCCACATAAGTGGCATCAATTATTGTACATCATAGATGTATAACAGAAGAGAGACTAACCTCAGAGTCTAAATTATTCTGAATGAACTGTGCAGTGGTTGGTGTTTGATTGCTGGAGACTAATTAAATTGGTCAGCTCAACCAATATTGTCTTTGATACCTCATTcccctcatgttttttttttgtttttttttttacaatttaatttgaAACCAAACAGTTATCTGAAGCAAATCTGCTCAGCCTTGCCTTAATTCAGAATATTCCAAAATGAACACAATTTGTTTCTTATACAGCGCACTGATTTGAAAACTGGAAAACATGATTGCAGaccaatactgtacatttaaagcagTACCATTTATTTAAGAACAAGTATTATAgacaaaaaaaagttgtatacagTTTCACATATGCAAATAGCTGCATCTTtacaaacagtacagtagtacacTTGGTTAATgatcaagcatttttttttatcctgtatttatatattaatttctTTGAAGACACTAGAGTTGTATAAAGGCAACTTCTAAGATAATCAAAAGTAGGTAAATCCTTTATTAATATGTCAGTTATAAAGTCCTTTTCACTTGTCGATATTGTTAAATAAGCAAATTATTATTTGGACTGGAGTGTCAAAAATAGTCCTGTCCCCAAGTGAGTGAGAATGAGGGACAGAGCACCATCCGTCTTTTAATGCCAGTCAAATGAACGGTTGACCATTCTATAAAAGTTCTGGTTGTGGTCTTTGAAGTAGGCTTGCAGCTGCTCCAGCACGGTACTGTTCACCATAGGATGGGGACGACCTTTGGACTCATGCAAACATCTCTCCCGCCCATCACTCCGGATGCAGTAAAACCCCTTGGTTTGATTGAAGTAGAAGTTTGAAGACATTATCCTGGGGCGCAGATTGAGGAACTTTTCCACTTTTTGTAATTCTGGTAGCGGATCTCTAATCAGGGTGTCCCCGTCTACTATATGAATTTGGTCCAAGGAGAAATATTTCAGCCAGTTCTCCATATGGACATCATAGAGACTCCTCTGAATCgccttgtattttgtgttcagCACCCCGTTCCGAATCACGATCTCTTCGATCACCTGGACAGGTTTGTGATTTTCCAATCGGTTGTAATAGACCTGTGTGTAGTCAGATATTACTCTTTCTGTGGGATCCCTCAGAATCAGCAGAAGTTTGATGGAGCTGTTCATCTCGTGAATCCTTTCCGGGGACAGAGATGACGTGAAGTAGCCTGGTGTCTTCTCCACTGTGATTTGGTTTTCATAAGAAAAAGGCATCAGGTTCTTGTACCACTCGAATCCTTTTGCGTAGTTCTCATCCCAGTCAAAAAAATGAACCTCGGTGGTGGCCACTACAATCTCAGGATGGATGTCCAACATTTCCAGCAAGGCTCTGGTCCCTCCTTTGCGAACCCCAATGATAATACTTTGAGGGATTCTTCGGTTTGTCCCTGGAGGTTGAACCTGTGAAGAGTAATTCTCAGATTCATTAGTGAACAATCCCTCTTGCAGTTTCAGGGAGTCCAATAGCACTCCTACTCCCTGCTGAGAATATTCTTTAGGAGCGCCTTGTGTCTGAGCCGCAAGTAAGAAAGCCGAAACCAGTAGGTAGGCcatgaggaaaaaaaacacaaaaaagcaaaGGACTTTAAAAGAGGGAAGTTTCCACTGCAATGCTGGACGAGCCTCTGAGGTCAAACCATCTGAGCAGAAAATCTTGAGCTAGCATCTGATGGAGTGTTTGGGAAAGTTGATTAGGGGATGCCAGTTTGAAGTACATCTGTCAGGAACAAAGAAGTGAAaatgaattaaatacattttactcaattGCATTATGATTTTGCTTTAAAAGAAGAATGCACCATGTTCAATTTATAATCCAAGGAATATAGGATAGTAATCCCTATATCCCTAAAGTGGACTTCTTGAATAACTTCCTCTTGGCAATAATAAGAGCTGTTTTAAACTAGATAACTGCAACTGTCACTTTGAGCTGCTCTGTGAGGAATGCTCTGAGATGGAGGAATAAGGCAATGCACTACCAATGTTGGATGTGTATATATACAAACAATGATTATCTAatttaactttgaaaaaaacatttcaatccatgcattattttattattaatat comes from the Acipenser ruthenus chromosome 13, fAciRut3.2 maternal haplotype, whole genome shotgun sequence genome and includes:
- the LOC117418106 gene encoding heparan sulfate glucosamine 3-O-sulfotransferase 1-like encodes the protein MAYLLVSAFLLAAQTQGAPKEYSQQGVGVLLDSLKLQEGLFTNESENYSSQVQPPGTNRRIPQSIIIGVRKGGTRALLEMLDIHPEIVVATTEVHFFDWDENYAKGFEWYKNLMPFSYENQITVEKTPGYFTSSLSPERIHEMNSSIKLLLILRDPTERVISDYTQVYYNRLENHKPVQVIEEIVIRNGVLNTKYKAIQRSLYDVHMENWLKYFSLDQIHIVDGDTLIRDPLPELQKVEKFLNLRPRIMSSNFYFNQTKGFYCIRSDGRERCLHESKGRPHPMVNSTVLEQLQAYFKDHNQNFYRMVNRSFDWH